The Saccharomonospora cyanea NA-134 genome includes a region encoding these proteins:
- a CDS encoding ABC transporter permease, with product MNLFEYVADRWERLSLQALLHVSEVVQSTIIAAVIGILIGVAVYRSPIGSAVATALASTILTIPSFALLGLLIPVVGLGATPTVIALVLYALLPITRNTIVGLGSVDPAVTEAAKGIGMSRFGVLTRVELRLAWPAILAGMRVATQMLMGIAVIAAYAKGPGLGSEVFSGLTRAGSANATNQALAGTLGVVILALLLEGVYFLIARLTVSRGIRG from the coding sequence GCTGTCGCTACAGGCATTGCTGCACGTCAGCGAAGTCGTCCAGTCGACGATCATCGCCGCGGTGATCGGCATCCTGATCGGTGTCGCGGTCTACCGCAGCCCTATCGGTTCCGCCGTCGCGACCGCGTTGGCGAGCACCATCCTCACCATTCCGTCGTTCGCGCTGCTCGGCCTGCTGATTCCCGTGGTGGGCCTGGGGGCGACCCCGACGGTGATCGCGCTGGTGCTGTACGCGCTGCTCCCGATCACCCGCAACACCATCGTGGGGCTCGGAAGCGTCGATCCGGCGGTCACCGAGGCGGCCAAGGGCATCGGGATGAGCCGCTTCGGCGTGCTGACCAGGGTGGAACTGCGACTCGCCTGGCCGGCCATCCTCGCCGGGATGCGGGTCGCGACGCAGATGTTGATGGGCATCGCGGTGATCGCCGCCTACGCCAAGGGGCCCGGGCTCGGCAGCGAGGTGTTCTCGGGCCTGACGAGGGCGGGCAGCGCCAACGCGACCAACCAGGCGCTGGCGGGAACGCTCGGCGTCGTCATCCTCGCCCTCCTGCTCGAGGGCGTGTACTTCCTGATCGCTCGCCTCACCGTCTCGAGGGGTATTCGTGGCTGA
- a CDS encoding ABC transporter ATP-binding protein — MADKPSGAEIQLENVTKHYPGSSEPAVADVSMTIPAGKIVILVGPSGCGKTTTMRMINRLIEPTSGRITIGGEDVLAFNGDALRRKIGYAIQQAGLFPHFTVAQNIGVVPGLLKWDRKRINDRVDELMDLVGLDPAEFRDRYPRQLSGGQQQRVGVARALAADPPVLLMDEPFGAVDPITRGNLQDELLRLQEDLRKTIVFVTHDFDEAVKLGDKIAVLGDKSSIQQYDTPEAILANPANDMVAGFVGAGASLKQLTLLRVRDVSYSDDIVAMPVDTPVAEARERMARKGETYALLLDGRRRPLRWVHVRELSSATSLTTVGRPIGDPVSLQSTLQDALEAILAEGGNAVVTGSRGEYVGTIDITTVTDTIQQLRTEHVESESAAS; from the coding sequence GTGGCTGACAAACCCAGTGGTGCCGAGATCCAGTTGGAGAACGTCACCAAGCACTATCCGGGAAGCTCGGAACCCGCCGTCGCCGACGTCAGCATGACGATCCCGGCGGGCAAGATCGTGATCCTGGTGGGTCCGTCCGGGTGCGGCAAGACCACCACCATGCGCATGATCAACCGACTGATCGAGCCCACCTCCGGGCGGATCACCATCGGCGGCGAGGACGTGCTGGCGTTCAACGGTGACGCGCTACGCCGCAAGATCGGCTACGCGATCCAGCAGGCCGGGCTGTTCCCGCACTTCACGGTGGCGCAGAACATCGGTGTGGTGCCGGGCCTGCTGAAGTGGGACCGCAAACGGATCAACGACCGCGTCGACGAGCTGATGGATCTCGTGGGGCTCGACCCCGCCGAGTTCCGTGACCGGTACCCGCGGCAGCTCTCCGGCGGCCAGCAGCAGCGGGTGGGGGTGGCCAGGGCACTCGCCGCCGACCCACCGGTGCTGCTCATGGACGAGCCGTTCGGAGCGGTCGACCCCATCACGCGGGGCAACCTCCAGGACGAGCTGCTGCGGCTCCAGGAGGACCTGCGCAAGACCATCGTGTTCGTCACCCACGACTTCGACGAGGCCGTCAAGCTCGGCGACAAGATCGCGGTGCTCGGTGACAAGTCGTCGATCCAGCAGTACGACACGCCCGAGGCGATCCTCGCCAACCCGGCCAACGACATGGTGGCGGGCTTCGTGGGCGCGGGTGCCTCGCTCAAGCAGCTCACTCTGCTGCGGGTCCGCGACGTCAGCTACAGCGACGACATCGTGGCCATGCCGGTCGACACGCCGGTCGCCGAGGCGCGCGAGCGGATGGCCCGCAAGGGCGAGACGTACGCGCTCCTGCTGGACGGGCGCCGACGGCCGCTGCGCTGGGTGCACGTGCGTGAGCTGTCGTCGGCGACGTCGCTCACCACGGTCGGAAGGCCGATCGGCGACCCGGTGAGCCTGCAGTCCACGCTCCAGGACGCGTTGGAGGCCATCCTCGCCGAGGGCGGCAACGCCGTGGTCACCGGCTCGCGCGGCGAGTACGTCGGGACGATCGACATCACCACGGTCACCGACACCATCCAGCAGTTGCGCACCGAGCACGTCGAGTCGGAAAGCGCCGCGTCATGA
- a CDS encoding ABC transporter permease produces MTSTELSGYSTESGSRLADRIRLLAQPAVVIVVVGAVLVWALSRDNDVIEAEALNGSYLLDKTWEHLLLTVVVTAIVVAVALPLGVVLTRSWARPAAPVFIGIANIGQAAPALGVLVLFFLWSEWEGLWAAALPIAFYSLLPVLRNTIVGIESVDLALVDAGRGIGMSSASVLFRIELPLALPLILAGLRTSLVLAVGTATLAFFVNGGGLGELIDAGYKLNRTPVLVVGAVLAVGVALLVDWLGAVLEKYFGPKGLS; encoded by the coding sequence ATGACGTCCACGGAACTGTCGGGGTACTCCACGGAGTCGGGATCGAGGCTGGCCGACCGGATCCGCCTGCTGGCGCAGCCCGCCGTGGTGATCGTGGTCGTCGGTGCCGTGCTCGTGTGGGCGTTGTCGAGGGACAACGACGTCATCGAGGCCGAGGCGCTGAACGGCTCGTACCTGCTGGACAAGACGTGGGAACACCTGCTGCTGACGGTGGTGGTCACCGCCATCGTGGTGGCGGTGGCGCTGCCGCTGGGCGTGGTGCTCACACGCTCGTGGGCGCGGCCGGCGGCACCGGTGTTCATCGGCATCGCCAACATCGGCCAGGCCGCGCCCGCGCTCGGTGTGCTGGTGCTGTTCTTCCTGTGGAGCGAGTGGGAGGGCCTGTGGGCGGCGGCGCTGCCGATCGCGTTCTACTCGCTGCTGCCGGTGCTGCGTAACACGATCGTCGGGATCGAGTCCGTCGACCTGGCCCTGGTGGACGCCGGGCGCGGCATCGGCATGTCGTCGGCTTCGGTGCTGTTCCGCATCGAACTGCCCCTGGCGCTTCCTCTCATCCTCGCGGGTCTGCGCACGTCGCTGGTGCTCGCCGTGGGCACGGCGACGCTGGCGTTCTTCGTCAACGGCGGCGGACTGGGCGAGTTGATCGACGCGGGCTACAAGCTCAACCGCACTCCGGTGCTGGTGGTCGGTGCCGTGCTGGCCGTGGGCGTGGCGCTGCTGGTCGACTGGCTCGGCGCGGTGCTCGAGAAGTACTTCGGACCGAAGGGACTCTCATGA